The Homo sapiens chromosome 5, GRCh38.p14 Primary Assembly genome includes a window with the following:
- the PCDHA12 gene encoding protocadherin alpha-12 isoform 2 precursor (isoform 2 precursor is encoded by transcript variant 2), with product MVIIGPRGPGSQRLLLSLLLLAAWEVGSGQLHYSVYEEAKHGTFVGRIAQDLGLELAELVPRLFRVASKRHGDLLEVNLQNGILFVNSRIDREKLCGRSAECSIHLEVIVDRPLQVFHVDVEVKDINDNPPVFREREQKVPVSESAPLDSHFPLEGASDADIGVNSLLTYALSLNENFELKIKTKKDKSILPELVLRKLLDREQTPKLNLLLMVIDGGKPELTGSVQIQITVLDVNDNGPAFDKPSYKVVLSENVQNDTRVIQLNASDPDEGLNGEISYGIKMILPVSEKCMFSINPDTGEIRIYGELDFEENNAYEIQVNAIDKGIPSMAGHSMVLVEVLDVNDNVPEVMVTSLSLPVQEDAQVGTVIALISVSDRDSGANGQVICSLTPHVPFKLVSTYKNYYSLVLDSALDRESVSAYELVVTARDGGSPSLWATARVSVEVADVNDNAPAFAQPEYTVFVKENNPPGCHIFTVSAWDADAQKNALVSYSLVERRVGEHALSSYVSVHAESGKVYALQPLDHEELELLQFQVSARDAGVPPLGSNVTLQVFVLDENDNAPALLATPAGSAGGAVSELVPRSVGAGHVVAKVRAVDADSGYNAWLSYELQPAAVGAHIPFHVGLYTGEISTTRILDEADAPRHRLLVLVKDHGEPALTSTATVLVSLVENGQAPKTSSRASVGAVDPEAALVDINVYLIIAICAVSSLLVLTLLLYTALRCSAPPTVSRCAPGKPTLVCSSAVGSWSYSQQRRQRVCSAESPPKTDLMAFSPSLQLSREDCLNPPSEVSY from the coding sequence ATGGTGATTATCGGACCAAGAGGCCCGGGATCCCAGCGTCTGCTGCTCTCGCTTCTGCTCCTtgcagcctgggaggtggggagcggcCAGCTCCACTACTCCGTCTACGAGGAGGCCAAACACGGCACCTTCGTGGGCCGCATCGCTCAGGACCTGGGGCTGGAGCTGGCGGAGCTGGTGCCGCGCCTGTTCCGGGTGGCGTCCAAAAGACACGGGGACCTTCTGGAGGTAAATCTGCAGAATGGCATTTTGTTTGTGAATTCTCGGATCGACCGCGAGAAGCTGTGCGGGCGGAGCGCGGAGTGCAGTATCCACCTGGAGGTGATCGTGGACAGGCCGCTGCAGGTTTTCCATGTGGACGTGGAGGTGAAGGACATTAACGACAACCCGCCGGTGTTCAGAGAAAGGGAACAAAAGGTACCTGTTTCTGAATCTGCGCCTCTGGACTCTCATTTTCCTCTAGAGGGCGCTTCTGATGCGGATATCGGCGTAAACTCTCTTTTGACCTATGCGTTAAGTCTAAATGAGAATtttgagcttaaaataaaaacaaaaaaagataaaagtatatTGCCTGAATTAGTTCTTCGGAAGTTATTGGACAGAGAGCAAACGCCAAAACTCAATTTATTGCTGATGGTAATCGATGGCGGTAAACCAGAACTAACAGGGTCTGTCCAGATTCAAATAACCGTCCTGGATGTGAATGACAATGGTCCGGCGTTTGATAAGCCCAGCTATAAAGTAGTGTTGTCTGAAAATGTCCAAAACGACACAAGAGTGATCCAACTAAATGCTTCCGATCCAGACGAAGGACTTAATGGAGAAATTTCCTATGGGATCAAAATGATTTTGCCAGTGAGTGAGAAATGTATGTTTTCAATAAATCCAGACACAGGTGAAATTAGAATTTATGGTGAACTGGATTTTGAAGAGAATAATGCCTATGAAATTCAGGTTAACGCCATTGATAAAGGGATTCCTTCCATGGCAGGTCACAGCATGGTCCTGGTGGAAGTTCTGGACGTGAATGACAATGTCCCTGAAGTAATGGTTACTTCACTGTCGCTCCCTGTGCAAGAGGATGCTCAGGTGGGTACCGTCATTGCCCTGATTAGCGTGTCGGATCGTGACTCTGGAGCCAATGGACAGGTCATCTGCTCACTGACACCTCATGTTCCCTTCAAGCTGGTGTCCACCTACAAGAATTACTACTCGTTGGTGCTGGACAGCGCCCTGGACCGCGAGAGCGTGTCGGCCTATGAGCTGGTGGTGACTGCGCGGGATGGGGGCTCGCCTTCGCTGTGGGCCACGGCTAGAGTGTCCGTGGAGGTGGCCGACGTGAACGACAATGCGCCTGCGTTCGCGCAGCCCGAGTACACAGTGTTCGTGAAGGAGAACAACCCGCCGGGCTGCCACATCTTCACGGTGTCGGCATGGGACGCGGACGCGCAGAAGAACGCGCTGGTGTCCTACTCGCTGGTGGAGCGGCGGGTGGGCGAGCACGCACTGTCGAGCTACGTGTCGGTGCACGCGGAGAGCGGCAAGGTGTACGCGCTGCAGCCGCTAGACCACGAGGAGCTGGAGCTGCTGCAGTTCCAGGTGAGCGCGCGCGACGCCGGCGTGCCGCCTCTGGGCAGCAACGTGACGCTGCAGGTGTTCGTGCTGGACGAGAACGACAACGCGCCGGCACTGCTGGCGACTCCGGCTGGCAGCGCAGGAGGCGCAGTTAGCGAGTTGGTACCGCGGTCGGTGGGTGCGGGCCACGTGGTGGCGAAAGTGCGCGCGGTGGACGCTGACTCCGGCTATAACGCTTGGCTGTCCTACGAGTTGCAACCGGCGGCGGTCGGCGCGCACATCCCGTTCCACGTGGGGCTGTACACTGGCGAGATCAGCACGACACGCATCCTGGATGAGGCGGACGCTCCGCGCCACCGCCTGCTGGTGCTGGTGAAGGACCACGGTGAGCCCGCGCTGACGTCCACGGCCACGGTGCTGGTGTCGCTGGTGGAGAACGGCCAGGCCCCAAAGACGTCGTCGCGGGCCTCAGTGGGCGCTGTGGATCCCGAAGCGGCTCTGGTGGATATTAACGTGTACCTCATCATCGCCATCTGTGCGGTGTCCAGCCTGCTGGTGCTCACGCTGCTGCTGTACACTGCGCTGCGTTGCTCAGCGCCGCCCACCGTGAGCCGGTGCGCGCCGGGCAAGCCCACGCTGGTGTGCTCCAGCGCCGTGGGGAGTTGGTCTTACTCGCAgcagaggaggcagagggtgtGCTCTGCAGAGAGCCCGCCCAAGACGGACCTCATGGCCTTCAGCCCAAGCCTTCAGCTGTCTCGAGAAGATTGTTTAAATCCTCCCAGTGAAGtaagttattaa